A window of the Parafrankia irregularis genome harbors these coding sequences:
- a CDS encoding VOC family protein, with protein MAFDGVSHLSLTVTDLDRSTAWYRDVLDWKELVRDRGETTTFAHGVLPGGLSIVLRQHDQPGATAFDETRPGLDHLSFSVSEPADLDRLVSRLAGIGAVFTPTQELPFGRLLAFRDPDNIALEALLPG; from the coding sequence ATGGCATTTGATGGTGTCTCGCACCTGAGCCTCACCGTGACGGACCTCGACCGAAGCACCGCCTGGTATCGGGACGTTCTCGACTGGAAGGAACTGGTCCGCGACCGCGGCGAAACGACGACGTTCGCCCACGGAGTGCTTCCCGGCGGGCTGAGCATCGTCCTGCGTCAACACGATCAACCGGGCGCGACCGCCTTCGACGAGACCCGGCCCGGCCTGGACCATCTGTCGTTCTCGGTGTCGGAACCGGCGGACCTGGACCGGCTGGTGTCAAGGCTCGCCGGCATCGGCGCCGTGTTCACCCCGACCCAGGAGCTGCCGTTCGGGCGGCTGCTCGCCTTCCGCGACCCGGACAACATCGCGCTGGAGGCACTCCTGCCCGGGTGA
- a CDS encoding TetR/AcrR family transcriptional regulator, with protein MPTGVHIRDVRTQLFDATERVLRQQGPSALTSRAVTAEAGCAKGVLHRHFDDFDDFLAEFVLDRAGRLGTEATALRETAGTGTVADNLTGVLADLFSSVAVAIVPLITFRDELRARLRRTWPVGVPVLTEAAAMIASYLAAERDLGRVNADADIDTLAPALIGAGHLLFADRTGTPPRTDALRAMVVAVLAGALRETES; from the coding sequence GTGCCGACAGGGGTACACATCCGCGACGTGCGCACCCAGTTGTTCGACGCCACCGAACGGGTCCTGCGCCAGCAGGGGCCGAGCGCGTTGACCAGCCGGGCGGTCACCGCCGAGGCAGGGTGCGCCAAGGGCGTCCTGCACCGGCACTTCGACGACTTCGACGACTTCCTGGCCGAGTTCGTGCTCGACCGCGCCGGCCGACTCGGCACCGAGGCCACCGCCCTGCGCGAGACCGCCGGCACCGGAACCGTCGCCGACAACCTGACCGGCGTCCTGGCGGACCTGTTCTCCTCGGTGGCCGTGGCGATCGTCCCCCTCATCACCTTCCGGGACGAGCTGCGCGCCCGGCTGCGCCGGACCTGGCCGGTGGGCGTCCCGGTCCTGACGGAGGCCGCAGCCATGATCGCTTCCTACCTCGCCGCCGAACGCGACCTGGGTCGCGTCAACGCCGACGCCGACATCGACACGCTCGCTCCCGCGCTGATCGGGGCTGGGCATCTGCTGTTCGCCGATCGCACTGGCACGCCACCACGAACCGATGCCCTCCGCGCAATGGTGGTCGCGGTCCTCGCCGGCGCACTGCGAGAAACAGAATCATGA
- a CDS encoding LLM class flavin-dependent oxidoreductase, which produces MNIGVLLPTGASQWGPGDDPRELVAFGRRAEGLGFTSLFVNDTLISPRIEALTMLAALAPATEAVALGTGALLPFLRRPVQAAQSLASIDLLSGGRLTVAVGAGFPGPFGRPFYDLSEVPWERRFTRLDETVALWRALWNGAGSFHGELLRFTDLPPATRPFRPGGPPIWLGGATPAALGRTGRMYDGWLPYPPDPADYASGLRDVRTAAAGAGRADGDITPALFVSVRIDDDPERGRRAMEDYARATYGMPLDDLARIQAVLTGPADQVLTGLARYVAAGARHLVTRLGALDLTSQLDQLERVSALIPALQASTDHELAL; this is translated from the coding sequence ATGAACATCGGCGTACTGCTTCCGACCGGCGCCTCCCAGTGGGGCCCAGGCGATGATCCCCGCGAGCTGGTCGCCTTCGGGCGCCGGGCCGAAGGCCTCGGTTTCACCTCGCTCTTCGTCAACGACACGCTGATCAGCCCACGCATCGAAGCGCTGACGATGTTGGCCGCGCTCGCCCCCGCGACCGAGGCCGTGGCCCTGGGAACGGGCGCGCTGCTGCCGTTCCTGCGCAGGCCGGTCCAGGCCGCGCAGTCCCTGGCGTCGATCGACCTGCTCTCCGGCGGGCGGCTCACGGTGGCGGTGGGCGCCGGCTTCCCCGGCCCGTTCGGCCGCCCGTTCTACGACCTGTCTGAGGTGCCGTGGGAACGGCGCTTCACCCGACTGGACGAGACGGTCGCGTTGTGGCGGGCGTTGTGGAACGGCGCCGGCTCCTTCCACGGCGAGCTCCTCAGGTTCACCGACCTCCCGCCCGCGACCAGGCCGTTCCGGCCGGGCGGCCCACCGATCTGGCTCGGCGGCGCGACCCCGGCCGCGCTGGGCCGCACCGGCCGGATGTACGACGGCTGGCTGCCCTACCCGCCCGACCCCGCCGACTACGCGTCCGGGCTCCGGGACGTCCGCACGGCGGCGGCCGGCGCCGGTCGGGCCGACGGCGACATCACCCCCGCACTGTTCGTCTCGGTACGGATCGACGACGACCCCGAACGCGGCCGCCGAGCAATGGAGGACTACGCCCGGGCCACCTACGGGATGCCACTGGACGATCTGGCGAGGATCCAGGCGGTGCTCACCGGCCCGGCCGACCAGGTCCTCACGGGCCTGGCCCGGTATGTCGCCGCCGGAGCGCGCCACCTCGTCACCCGGCTGGGTGCCCTGGACCTGACCTCGCAGCTCGACCAGCTTGAACGGGTCAGCGCATTGATCCCCGCCCTCCAGGCATCAACGGACCACGAACTCGCCCTGTGA
- a CDS encoding cytochrome P450, which translates to MPAPDPAQTVLDTVLDMFSLENRNDPYPCYHAARELGPLVATPFDVHLVTGHDDCMTVLSDPRWGHGYSAGISPIRPGVVAENIPGSFIRMDPPDHTRLRGLVSKAFTPRAMERLRPLVERTAERAVASALAAAEFDLVADLAATVPITVICELLGVPIEDHPRFDTWVRALARGLDPDPLLVEDELRGREIAAAAFSEYFRELVAERRARPGPDLISQLATIDDAGDRLTETELQDICVLLLFGGYETTVHMTGNMVLALGRHPDQLNLLRERPDLIPSAVDELLRFDPPVHFTNRVALQDRHLAGRDFGRGEAVVILVAGANRDPRVFPDPDRLDVTRFAGPTPAPRHLAFGLGIHFCLGAQLARLELEIVLTTLLRHAHAFAVLDPEPTYRETLTIRGLQSLRVRLEGSRASDLPRTTQSGTRTAP; encoded by the coding sequence ATGCCTGCCCCCGACCCGGCCCAGACGGTCCTCGACACGGTCCTCGACATGTTCAGCCTCGAGAACCGCAACGACCCGTACCCCTGCTACCACGCTGCCCGCGAGCTGGGCCCGCTCGTCGCGACCCCGTTCGACGTTCACCTGGTCACCGGGCACGACGACTGCATGACGGTCCTGAGCGACCCTCGGTGGGGCCACGGATACTCCGCGGGAATCAGCCCCATCCGACCAGGTGTCGTGGCCGAGAACATCCCGGGATCCTTCATCCGCATGGACCCACCCGACCACACACGCCTGCGTGGGCTGGTCAGCAAGGCGTTCACCCCACGGGCGATGGAGCGGCTGCGCCCGCTTGTCGAACGGACCGCCGAACGCGCGGTGGCCAGCGCGCTCGCCGCCGCCGAGTTCGACCTCGTCGCCGATCTTGCCGCGACCGTGCCCATCACCGTGATCTGCGAGCTGCTCGGCGTTCCGATCGAGGACCACCCGCGCTTCGACACCTGGGTCCGGGCACTGGCCAGGGGCCTGGACCCGGATCCGCTGCTCGTCGAGGACGAGCTGCGCGGCCGGGAGATCGCCGCGGCGGCGTTCTCCGAATACTTCCGCGAGCTGGTCGCCGAACGCCGCGCCCGGCCGGGGCCGGACCTGATCAGCCAGCTGGCCACGATCGACGACGCCGGGGATCGTCTCACCGAGACGGAACTACAGGACATCTGCGTACTGCTGCTCTTCGGCGGCTACGAGACGACGGTGCACATGACCGGCAACATGGTGCTGGCCCTGGGCCGTCACCCCGACCAGCTCAACCTGCTGCGCGAGCGGCCCGATCTGATCCCCTCGGCCGTCGACGAGCTGCTCCGGTTCGATCCGCCGGTTCATTTCACCAACCGGGTCGCGCTCCAGGATCGGCACCTGGCCGGCCGGGACTTCGGCCGCGGCGAGGCCGTCGTCATCCTGGTCGCCGGCGCCAACCGGGACCCCCGGGTGTTCCCCGACCCGGACCGACTGGACGTGACCCGCTTCGCCGGCCCCACTCCGGCTCCTCGCCACCTGGCGTTCGGGCTCGGCATCCACTTCTGCCTCGGGGCACAGCTCGCCCGGCTTGAGCTTGAGATCGTCCTGACGACGCTGCTGCGCCACGCGCATGCCTTCGCCGTGCTGGATCCGGAGCCGACCTATCGCGAGACCCTGACCATCCGCGGCCTGCAGAGCCTGCGGGTCAGGTTGGAGGGCTCACGGGCGTCGGACCTGCCCCGCACCACCCAAAGCGGGACTCGAACAGCGCCGTAA
- a CDS encoding helix-turn-helix domain-containing protein — MDFPRALRDRRTHRRLSQLDLALRAGTTQRHLSFIESGRSVPGRNMVLRLAESLELPLRERNELLAAGYAPVYPESSLDDPALAPVRAAIEHIVRGHLPYPALVVDRNGDLIAANDTFDLITEGAAPELVGPGKNVYRLALHPDGIAPRIRNLAEWARHILARLGHLTRLRAELAGYVPELAPSDGSLGFAVPLHLGSSRGELRLMTTVTSFATAVDVTLAELKLEAFLPVDTATAAALSAAALSAAALSAAAPSVAALSAATEAG; from the coding sequence GTGGACTTTCCCCGCGCGCTCCGCGACCGCCGTACCCACCGGCGTCTCAGCCAGCTGGATCTGGCGCTGCGGGCGGGAACCACCCAGCGCCATCTCAGCTTCATCGAGTCGGGCAGATCCGTCCCCGGCCGGAACATGGTTCTGCGCCTGGCCGAATCACTCGAACTGCCGTTGCGGGAGCGTAACGAGCTGCTGGCCGCCGGATACGCGCCCGTCTACCCGGAGAGCTCGCTCGACGACCCGGCGCTGGCCCCGGTGCGCGCGGCGATCGAGCACATCGTTCGTGGGCACCTGCCATACCCGGCACTGGTCGTCGACCGCAACGGTGACCTGATCGCGGCGAACGACACGTTCGACCTGATCACCGAGGGTGCGGCGCCCGAGCTGGTCGGCCCGGGAAAGAACGTCTACCGGCTCGCGCTGCATCCCGACGGCATCGCGCCGCGGATACGCAACCTCGCCGAATGGGCGCGGCACATCCTGGCGCGCCTGGGCCATCTGACGCGGCTGCGCGCCGAACTCGCCGGCTACGTTCCCGAGCTGGCGCCGTCGGACGGGTCTCTCGGTTTCGCGGTTCCGCTCCACCTGGGGTCATCACGCGGTGAGCTGCGCCTGATGACGACCGTGACGTCCTTCGCCACCGCCGTCGATGTGACCCTCGCGGAGCTGAAGCTGGAGGCGTTCCTGCCGGTCGACACCGCGACGGCAGCGGCTCTCTCCGCAGCCGCTCTCTCCGCAGCCGCTCTCTCCGCAGCCGCTCCCTCGGTAGCCGCCCTCTCGGCGGCTACCGAGGCCGGCTGA
- a CDS encoding SigE family RNA polymerase sigma factor, translated as MDGASYESFEDFITASADRLMRTAFLLTGNRHAAEDLLQGALERTYQRWDRDRIVTPEAYVRRVMVNAASRRWRSRQFFREVPLDAAAEKADASSAPELGLRDQVLRALHELPKRQRAVVVLRYYDDLSEAAVAEILGCSVGAVKSHASRALARLRTSQHLGDIRVRSERGH; from the coding sequence ATGGACGGGGCGTCCTACGAGTCGTTCGAGGATTTCATCACCGCCTCGGCAGACCGTTTGATGAGGACCGCCTTTTTGCTCACCGGCAACCGCCATGCGGCCGAGGACCTGCTGCAGGGCGCCCTGGAACGCACCTATCAGCGATGGGACCGGGACCGGATCGTCACACCGGAGGCCTACGTCCGCCGGGTGATGGTGAACGCGGCCTCGCGCCGTTGGCGGTCACGGCAGTTCTTCCGGGAGGTGCCGCTGGACGCCGCCGCCGAAAAGGCCGACGCGTCCAGCGCGCCGGAGCTCGGATTACGGGACCAGGTGCTGCGTGCGCTGCACGAACTGCCGAAACGGCAACGTGCCGTGGTCGTCCTGCGTTATTACGACGACCTGTCGGAAGCGGCGGTCGCCGAGATCCTCGGCTGCAGCGTGGGCGCGGTCAAATCCCACGCGTCACGGGCGCTGGCCCGGCTGCGGACGAGCCAGCATCTGGGAGATATCCGCGTCCGAAGCGAGAGGGGGCACTGA
- a CDS encoding SDR family NAD(P)-dependent oxidoreductase, with translation MTTQGRLGGKVAVVTGAGSTPGPGMATGRGCAILLAREGARVVLADIDPDRATETKKIIEGEGGEAVTFAGDMTKAADCEAMVATAVDTFGTVDVLVNNIGVSTAGTVVDTSEADWDRVQALSLRTMFLASKSAVPVMAARGSGSIVNIGSIAGVRGGGYASYAAAKGGMHALTVDMAYAHGRQGIRVNAIAPGHITTPLLFSVVGVTPEADYRQRMAAASTMLGTGGDGWDVGWAAVFLASDEARWITGVVLPVDGGVMAVTPLMMADHLRAVQPPPPA, from the coding sequence ATGACCACGCAGGGGCGTCTCGGCGGCAAGGTCGCCGTCGTCACCGGGGCCGGCTCGACGCCAGGCCCCGGCATGGCAACCGGCCGAGGCTGCGCCATTCTGCTGGCCCGCGAGGGCGCGCGAGTGGTGCTGGCCGACATCGACCCCGACCGCGCCACCGAGACCAAGAAGATCATCGAGGGTGAGGGCGGGGAGGCCGTCACCTTCGCCGGGGACATGACGAAGGCGGCGGACTGCGAGGCGATGGTCGCCACGGCCGTCGACACCTTCGGCACGGTGGACGTCCTGGTGAACAACATCGGCGTCTCGACGGCCGGCACCGTCGTCGACACCAGCGAGGCCGACTGGGACCGGGTGCAGGCGCTCAGCCTGCGCACGATGTTCCTCGCGAGTAAGAGCGCGGTCCCCGTGATGGCGGCCAGAGGCTCCGGGTCGATCGTGAACATCGGCTCGATCGCCGGGGTCCGCGGTGGCGGCTATGCCAGCTATGCCGCGGCGAAGGGTGGCATGCACGCGCTCACCGTCGACATGGCGTATGCGCACGGCAGGCAGGGAATCCGGGTGAACGCGATCGCCCCCGGCCACATCACGACCCCGTTGTTGTTCTCGGTCGTCGGTGTCACTCCGGAAGCGGACTACCGCCAGCGGATGGCGGCGGCGTCAACGATGCTGGGCACGGGCGGCGACGGCTGGGACGTCGGTTGGGCCGCCGTGTTCCTCGCCAGCGACGAGGCCCGCTGGATCACCGGGGTCGTCCTGCCGGTCGACGGCGGGGTGATGGCGGTTACACCGCTGATGATGGCGGACCATCTGCGGGCTGTGCAGCCGCCGCCACCAGCCTGA
- a CDS encoding AraC family transcriptional regulator, giving the protein MPDAPLIPMRRSVTVTAGTVEHRATEPISYWHRHDLHEIEYAVDGLAEIYTPQTHYLLPPLHAAWIPAGVEHAPLLRDVTTIAVFFDPAEFAFPQTRTAIIAVPPVLREMMRYAVRWPIHGESRASGACGESGATDDAAEAGIFFHALAGVVRQQLAHTAPLSLPICDDVIVQDVIAYTAGHLADADAVSVCRAVGISERALRRRFAAVLGQTWRDHLRQARLFRAMAMLSTSTMSVGEIAVEVGFGSGSALARAFRTWTGESPSEYRERWLTPGPTTPEAAHLG; this is encoded by the coding sequence GTGCCCGACGCGCCACTGATACCGATGCGCCGGAGCGTGACGGTCACCGCCGGTACCGTGGAACATCGCGCGACCGAACCGATTTCCTACTGGCATCGGCATGACCTGCACGAGATCGAGTACGCCGTCGACGGCCTGGCCGAGATTTACACCCCGCAGACGCATTACCTTCTGCCGCCCCTGCACGCGGCGTGGATTCCGGCCGGCGTCGAACATGCGCCGTTACTGCGGGACGTGACCACGATCGCGGTCTTCTTCGACCCCGCGGAGTTCGCCTTCCCACAGACACGAACGGCCATCATCGCCGTACCGCCGGTGCTGCGGGAGATGATGCGGTACGCGGTGCGGTGGCCCATTCACGGTGAGAGCAGGGCGAGCGGGGCGTGCGGGGAAAGCGGGGCGACGGATGACGCCGCCGAGGCCGGCATCTTCTTCCACGCGCTGGCCGGGGTCGTCCGCCAGCAGCTCGCCCACACGGCACCGCTGTCCCTGCCGATCTGCGACGACGTGATCGTCCAGGACGTGATCGCCTACACGGCGGGCCACCTCGCCGACGCCGACGCGGTCTCGGTGTGCCGGGCCGTCGGCATCTCCGAGCGCGCGCTGCGGCGCCGATTCGCGGCGGTGCTCGGCCAGACGTGGCGGGACCATCTGCGGCAGGCGCGGCTGTTCCGGGCCATGGCCATGCTCAGTACATCGACGATGTCGGTCGGCGAGATCGCCGTCGAGGTGGGGTTCGGCAGCGGCAGCGCGCTCGCCCGCGCCTTCCGCACCTGGACCGGGGAGAGCCCGTCGGAATACCGCGAACGCTGGCTCACACCGGGACCCACGACGCCCGAGGCCGCGCATCTGGGATGA
- a CDS encoding endonuclease/exonuclease/phosphatase family protein, protein MTGAVFLGERSMKVARFTGLGSKVRSSCIVGTLLLGALVGVATLPNTAALADGPDRANIRVMTQNTYVGSDYQAIVDAKTPAEFAAAVTLTYQQILASDPKARAAAVAREIVRNRPDLVALQEADILRTGAAPATNVQSDQLKALLAALRAQGQPYQPVAIVPELDAEYPSTLGFDVRISARNVILARVGRVRVSNLQAQTFAVNQVFQSAVGSITFRNGWTSVDAVVGGRAFRFVTTHLESSPPFTTQLAQARDLVASAANTRLPVVFAGDFNTTANDPQNPTFPTYQFLLDSGFVDAWAKKNPGNPGFTCCQAPDLRNPVSALITRIDLVLFRGGFDVADVHRVGDSQSDRTPSGLWPSDHAGVVATLRLPDRGHGG, encoded by the coding sequence GTGACTGGCGCGGTGTTTTTGGGAGAGAGGTCCATGAAAGTCGCTCGATTCACCGGGCTTGGTTCGAAGGTCCGGTCCAGTTGTATCGTCGGTACACTTCTGTTGGGTGCGCTGGTCGGCGTCGCTACGCTGCCCAACACGGCCGCGCTCGCGGACGGGCCCGACAGGGCGAACATTCGCGTCATGACACAGAACACGTATGTGGGCAGCGATTACCAGGCCATTGTCGACGCGAAGACGCCGGCGGAGTTCGCCGCGGCGGTGACGCTGACATACCAGCAGATTCTGGCGTCAGACCCGAAGGCGCGCGCCGCCGCGGTTGCCCGCGAGATCGTGCGGAACCGGCCCGATCTGGTCGCTCTGCAGGAGGCGGACATCCTACGTACCGGGGCGGCGCCGGCGACGAACGTGCAGTCAGACCAGCTCAAGGCTCTCCTCGCCGCGCTCCGCGCGCAGGGCCAGCCCTACCAGCCGGTGGCGATCGTGCCCGAGCTCGATGCCGAGTACCCGAGCACCCTTGGCTTCGATGTACGCATCAGCGCGCGGAACGTGATTCTTGCCCGGGTCGGTCGCGTCAGGGTGTCGAACCTGCAGGCACAGACGTTCGCGGTCAACCAGGTGTTCCAGTCCGCGGTCGGCTCGATTACCTTCCGCAACGGCTGGACGTCGGTCGACGCCGTCGTCGGTGGCCGCGCCTTCCGGTTCGTCACGACCCACCTGGAGTCGAGCCCGCCGTTCACCACGCAGCTGGCGCAGGCGCGGGATCTTGTTGCGAGCGCGGCGAACACCCGGCTCCCGGTGGTGTTCGCCGGTGATTTCAACACCACGGCCAACGACCCTCAGAACCCCACATTCCCGACGTACCAGTTCCTGCTTGATTCCGGTTTTGTCGACGCCTGGGCCAAGAAGAACCCCGGAAATCCCGGCTTCACCTGCTGCCAGGCGCCCGACCTGCGTAATCCGGTCTCCGCCCTGATTACGCGAATTGATCTGGTCCTCTTCCGTGGAGGCTTCGACGTGGCCGATGTCCACCGGGTTGGGGACAGTCAGAGTGACCGCACGCCGTCAGGGCTGTGGCCGTCCGACCATGCTGGCGTCGTCGCGACTCTGCGGCTGCCGGACCGGGGGCACGGCGGCTGA
- a CDS encoding ferritin family protein, translating to MDERDFRSAAMALAAMDHLGVPELRTLYKLERTAARLYERLADRIDDGEAAELVRRNAREELGHANRVCRALTLKTGHPFQPTPDLDEGYPVEAPAMVDAALLAAVVAGERAGDADYQRWADAEPDPEVARLLRASGREEAGHADRFLQAIDLLGAGH from the coding sequence TTGGACGAGCGAGACTTCCGGTCCGCGGCGATGGCGTTGGCCGCGATGGACCACCTGGGCGTGCCCGAGCTGAGGACCCTCTACAAGCTGGAACGGACCGCGGCCCGGCTTTACGAGCGACTGGCCGACCGGATCGACGACGGCGAGGCCGCGGAACTGGTCCGCCGAAACGCGAGGGAGGAACTGGGGCACGCCAATCGGGTGTGTCGCGCTCTCACCCTCAAAACCGGCCATCCCTTCCAGCCGACGCCGGACCTGGATGAGGGCTACCCGGTCGAGGCCCCCGCCATGGTGGACGCGGCACTGCTGGCCGCCGTCGTCGCCGGGGAACGCGCGGGAGACGCGGACTACCAGCGGTGGGCGGACGCGGAGCCCGACCCCGAGGTCGCCCGCCTCCTGCGGGCCAGCGGACGCGAGGAGGCCGGCCACGCCGATCGCTTCCTCCAGGCGATCGACCTGCTCGGCGCGGGCCACTGA
- a CDS encoding class I SAM-dependent methyltransferase: MPTSSQDQPRPSGNEPHRARRVAESFGADAERYDRTRPHYPDALVERIVAASPGRDVVDVLDILDVGCGTGIEARQFQAAGCRVLGVEPDPRMARFARRRGTDVEVATFEDWDPAGRDFDAVVAGTAWHWVDPIAGAAKAARVLRPGGLIAPFHHVFQYPPEILDVLGAAYRQAAPDTPVNLDPLRQALDAYQALFTKIADGIRSSGGFGEPEQWRFDWERTYTRDQWLDQLPTHGGLTLLPPDGLAAVLASIGTAIDAMGGSLTMSYATVAVVASRTGAVGSQGEFVVR, from the coding sequence ATGCCCACTAGTTCGCAGGATCAACCGCGACCATCGGGGAACGAGCCTCATCGGGCCAGGCGGGTCGCGGAGTCCTTCGGGGCGGACGCCGAGCGCTACGACCGGACTCGCCCGCACTATCCTGACGCACTCGTCGAGCGGATCGTCGCCGCGAGTCCCGGGCGCGACGTGGTCGACGTCCTGGACATCCTCGATGTCGGCTGCGGCACCGGGATCGAAGCCCGGCAGTTCCAGGCGGCGGGATGCCGGGTGCTGGGAGTCGAGCCAGACCCCCGGATGGCCCGGTTCGCGCGGCGCCGCGGAACCGACGTCGAGGTGGCGACCTTCGAGGACTGGGACCCGGCCGGCCGGGATTTCGACGCGGTCGTCGCCGGCACGGCCTGGCACTGGGTCGACCCGATCGCCGGGGCGGCCAAGGCGGCCCGGGTGCTGCGGCCCGGTGGCCTGATCGCCCCTTTCCACCACGTCTTCCAGTACCCGCCGGAGATACTGGACGTACTCGGCGCTGCCTACCGGCAGGCCGCGCCGGACACGCCGGTCAACCTCGACCCGCTGCGCCAGGCCCTGGACGCCTACCAGGCGCTTTTCACCAAGATCGCTGACGGTATCCGTAGTTCGGGCGGGTTCGGTGAACCGGAGCAGTGGCGGTTCGACTGGGAGCGCACCTACACCCGGGACCAGTGGCTGGACCAGCTACCCACCCACGGCGGGCTCACGCTGCTCCCACCGGATGGGCTGGCGGCGGTCCTGGCGAGCATCGGCACCGCGATCGACGCGATGGGCGGCAGCCTCACGATGTCCTACGCCACGGTCGCGGTCGTCGCGTCGCGAACCGGCGCCGTCGGATCACAGGGCGAGTTCGTGGTCCGTTGA